The following proteins come from a genomic window of Halanaerobiaceae bacterium ANBcell28:
- the pdxS gene encoding pyridoxal 5'-phosphate synthase lyase subunit PdxS yields the protein MSEKKNTLKVKKGLAEMLKGGVIMDVTTPEEAKIAEEAGAVAVMALERVPADIRAAGGVARMADPAIVKDIVDSVTIPVMAKARIGHFVEARILESLGVDYIDESEVLTPADNDFHIDKKQFDVPFVCGCRNLGEALRRIGEGASMIRTKGEAGTGNVVEAVKHMRTVMADIRTIINMPEDELMTKAKELSAPYDLLLKVKELKRLPVVNFAAGGVATPADAALMMHLGADGVFVGSGIFKSGDPVKRAKAIVKATTHYNDPEILAEVSTDIGEAMVGINIDDISNEQRMQERGW from the coding sequence ATGTCAGAGAAAAAAAATACTTTAAAAGTAAAAAAAGGTTTAGCCGAAATGCTAAAAGGTGGAGTAATTATGGATGTTACTACACCTGAAGAAGCTAAAATTGCTGAAGAAGCAGGCGCTGTTGCAGTTATGGCCCTAGAGAGAGTCCCTGCTGATATTAGGGCTGCAGGGGGAGTTGCTAGAATGGCTGATCCTGCTATTGTTAAAGACATTGTGGATTCTGTTACAATTCCAGTAATGGCAAAAGCAAGAATTGGACATTTTGTGGAAGCAAGAATACTTGAAAGTTTAGGTGTCGATTATATTGACGAAAGTGAAGTTCTTACACCAGCAGATAATGACTTCCATATTGATAAAAAACAATTTGATGTTCCATTTGTTTGTGGGTGTAGAAATCTTGGTGAAGCATTAAGGAGAATTGGGGAAGGCGCTTCTATGATTAGAACAAAAGGCGAAGCTGGCACAGGAAATGTTGTAGAAGCTGTTAAACATATGCGTACTGTAATGGCTGATATTAGAACGATTATAAACATGCCAGAAGATGAACTAATGACAAAGGCTAAAGAATTATCCGCTCCTTATGATCTCTTATTAAAAGTTAAGGAACTTAAAAGATTACCGGTTGTTAATTTTGCCGCTGGTGGTGTAGCTACTCCGGCCGACGCTGCATTAATGATGCACCTCGGTGCTGATGGTGTTTTTGTTGGATCTGGTATATTTAAATCTGGCGACCCTGTAAAAAGAGCTAAAGCTATTGTTAAAGCTACTACTCATTATAACGATCCAGAAATTCTTGCTGAAGTTTCTACTGATATAGGTGAAGCTATGGTGGGAATCAACATTGATGATATTTCTAATGAACAAAGGATGCAAGAGCGTGGCTGGTAA
- the pdxT gene encoding pyridoxal 5'-phosphate synthase glutaminase subunit PdxT, whose amino-acid sequence MAGKKKVGILALQGAFKEHQEIFKKLNCNTILIRKKEQLNELDGLIIPGGESTTIIKLMTEYKFIDEIKSMANKGMGIWGTCAGLIILASEIANSNQESLKLIDIKVERNAFGRQIDSFENDLLISKLGDKPFPAVFIRAPWIIEANKDVEILAEYKGKAVLAKQNKILVSSFHPELTDDLRLHEYFINSL is encoded by the coding sequence GTGGCTGGTAAAAAAAAAGTTGGTATTTTAGCTTTACAAGGAGCTTTTAAAGAACATCAAGAAATCTTTAAAAAATTAAACTGCAATACTATACTTATCAGAAAGAAAGAACAGTTAAACGAGCTTGATGGTTTAATAATTCCTGGTGGAGAAAGCACAACAATCATCAAATTAATGACAGAATATAAGTTTATTGATGAAATTAAATCTATGGCTAATAAAGGTATGGGCATTTGGGGAACTTGTGCAGGATTAATCATACTAGCTAGTGAAATAGCTAACAGTAATCAAGAATCATTAAAATTAATTGATATTAAAGTAGAGAGAAATGCTTTTGGTAGGCAAATAGATAGCTTTGAAAATGATCTATTAATATCAAAGCTTGGTGATAAACCTTTTCCTGCTGTGTTTATTAGGGCACCCTGGATTATTGAAGCCAATAAAGATGTAGAGATATTAGCAGAGTACAAAGGAAAAGCTGTACTAGCAAAACAAAATAAAATACTTGTAAGTTCTTTTCATCCTGAATTAACAGATGACTTGCGTTTACATGAATATTTTATTAATAGTCTTTAA